The genomic stretch TCGCAGGGCGGAGGCGCCGGCCGGGGAGAGCCGCTCGCTCAGCAGCACCAGTTCGGTGTAGCCGCGGATGGAGGTCAGCGGGGTGCGCAGCTCGTGGCTGGCGTCGGCCACGAATTGGCGGACCTTGACCTCCCCGGCATGGCGGGCGGCGAAGGCCCTGGTCAGGTGGTCCAGCATGTTGTTGAATGCAACGCCCACCTCGCCGACCTCAGTGCCGGGTTGGGAGGCCAATGGCGGGATGCGCACATGGATGGCGGCCTCGCCGGACTCCAGCGGCAGGGATGCCACGGTGGTGGCCACCGCGGACAGCTCGTCCAGCGGGCGCAGGGAACGTCGGACAATGATGGTGCCCGCCAGGCCAATGATGCCCAGCCCCGCCACTGAAACCGTGGTGGTGACCAGGTTCAAGGAACGCAGGATCGAGTCGCGCTCCGTGGTGGACAGCCCTGCCACCAGCATCCCGTCCTGCACAGTCCTGGTGGTGTAGGCGGCGAGCCTGTAATGGCCGCTGGAGAGCGTGAGATCGGTGGGTTCGCCGTTCGGGTCCAGGCCCTGGACAAGCAGCAGGTCCGCGGCGGTCAGGGGAAGGGTGGAGCCGTCGTTTTGCACCACGGCCGAAGACGCATCCGCGCCATCGGCGAAGAGCGCCACAATGGTGCCGGGGCGTTGGCCGCGGGTGTCGAGCGGGTTGGGCCCGCCGCTGTCGATGGTGGTTGAAACAGAGGGGGACGGCAGCCCGGTGCTGCTGCCCGGGGGCGGGCCCTTGGGGCCGAAGGAACGCATGGCCGCCTCATGCAGGCCCGAGTCGATCTGCGCCGTGAGGTAGCTGTTCATGGCCAGATGGCTTACCACGCCCACGCTGGCGCAAATGGCGGCCAGCAGTGCCAGCATGGCCAGAATCAACTTGGTGCGCAGCCGGTGGGACCTGTGCGGTCGCTTGGCCCGGGTTGAGGGAGTGCCTGGTGTGGGGGCCGATACCGGGGCGGCGGTCATGCAACGGCCGGCTTGAGCACGTACCCCACGCCGCGGACGGTGTGAATCATGGGTTCGCGTCCGACGTCGATCTTCTTGCGCAGGTAGGAGACATACAGCTCCACAATGTTCGCCTGCCCGCCAAAGTCGTAATTCCACACTTGGTCCAGAATCTGGGCCTTGCTGACCACCCTGCGGGCATTCTCCATGAGATAGCGCAATAGCTCCCACTGGGTGGCTGTCAGCTCAATGTCCGTCCCGCCCCGGGTGACTTCGCGGGTGTCCTGGTTGAGCACCAAATCACCCACCACCAGCTCGGCATTGTCCGACGCCGCAACACCAGAACGCTGGACGAGCCGGTGCAGGCGCAGCATCAATTCCTCCATGCTGAAAGGCTTTGTGACGTAGTCATCCCCGCCGGCGGCCAGGCCCGTGATCCGGTCCTGAACGGCGTCGCGGGCGGTCAAAAACAGTGCAGGCACCTCCGGATACAGTTCACGAATCCGTCCCAGCGCCGCAATCCCGTCCATGCCCGGCATCATGACATCGAGCACCAACACGTCGGGGCGAAAGGAGCGAGCGGTGCGCACGGCCTCGTCGCCGCCGGCCGCCGTGGCCACCTCCCAATTGGCCATGCGCAGGCCCATGCTGATCAGCTCTGTCAAGGACGCCTCATCATCAACCACCAGGGCGCGGATGGGGGTGCCGTCCGGGTGGAACAGCGGGGGGAGGTCGGTGAAGGAATTCCGCGGCGGCTGGCTCATTGGCGTCTCTCTTCTCAAGTCAGGGCGGGGTGGCCCGGATCTGCTGCTTCCACCCTAGTGGCGCACGGACCCGGGCGGCAGCGATGGGCAGTGGCTGTGACTCCAGTGTGTCCGCCGTTGCCATGCCGGGGCCAGATCCTGGCTGTGCGCCAGCTGTGAAGGGTCTGCTGCCCGCGGCGCCGGAATTGTGATCTGATGGAACCATGAGCCCGCAGAAACGCCCCGCCGCCGCCCCAGCTCCGAAATCACTTGTCAATTGGGAGCTGGCCGCAAAAACAGCGGCCACCCTGGCGCCGGCCGGCCCGGACCTGAGCGGGTCGGAAATTTCCTCCGCCGTGGACAACCTTCGCCGCATGGCGGAGAAGTCCGTGCCGCACGTGCATGAAATCAGCCAGCTGGAGGCCGCCCGGGATTTGCATGACTCCGAGGTGCTCGTCGTGGACCGCGCGTCGTGGGCCCGGGCCAACACACAAAGCTTTTCCGTCATGATGGACCCGGTGCTGCGCGCCCTGGCTGCCAAGGCCGCCGAAACCGCCGAGAAGTCCCCGGGCGGTTCGGCCGCGACAGTCAGCGCCACCGTCACGGGCGCCCAGCTGGGGGGTGCGCTGGCATTCCTCTCCAGCAAGGTGCTGGGCCAGTACGACCCCTTTGCCGCACTGGCGCCCAGGGCCTCCGCCAGGGCGCAGGCGTCCGGCGGGCGCCTGCTGCTGGTGGCCCCGAACATCATCACGGTGGAGCGCGAACTCAAGGTGGACCCCTCCGACTTCCGCCTCTGGGTCTGCCTGCACGAGCAAACCCACCGCGTGCAGTTTGCCGCGGCCCCGTGGCTGCGCCACCACATGCTCGGCGAGATTGAAAAGCTGGGCACGCTGCTGGTGGGAGACTCCGAGAACTTCGGCGAACGCCTGCTGCAGTCCGCCAGGGAACTTGGCACCAAGCGGAGCAAGCCGGCGGAGCCAGGCGCAGCCGCGGAGCAGGGGCGCGGCAGCGTCCTGGACCTGCTGCAAAATCCGGAGCAGAAGGCCTCACTGTCCCACCTGACCGCCGTCATGAGCCTGCTCGAAGGCCACGCCAACGTGGTCATGGACGGGGTCGACCAGCGGATCGTCCCCACCGTGCGCACCATTCGCCAGCGCTTCAACAACCGGGGCAGGGAGCGCGGCATGATTGAGAAATTCATCCGCAATCTCATGGGCCTGGACGCGAAAATGCGCCAGTACAGCGACGGTGCCAAGTTCGTCCGCCAGGTGGTGGACATCGCCGGCATGGACGGCTTCAACAATGTCTGGACCCGGGCCGAGAACCTGCCCACCGAGCCGGAAATCCATGACGCGCGCCTCTGGGTTGAGCGGATGGGCCTCTAGATGGCGCCGGACAGCCGCCCCGTGCGCCGCCGCCTCGACCCCACCGTGGGCAAGGCCCGCGCCATGGTCGGGGCCCTCCTCGGCCTGAAAACGACCGGGAAAAACCGCGTGGTGGAAAACCCCCCGCTCATCCTGGTGGGCTGCAGCGGCGGCCCCGACTCCCTCGCCCTGGCCGCCGTGTGCGCGTTTTTCGCCCGGCGCGGCGAGGTGCGGGTGGGCGCCGTCGTGGTGGACCACCAGATGCAGGACGGCAGTGCAGAGGTGGCCCGCAACACGGCCGCCCAGTTGCGGGAGCTGGGACTGGACCCGGTCCTGGTCCGCACGGTCGAGCTGGATTACGACGGCGTTGGCCCGGAAGCTGCGGCCCGCGCCGCCCGCTTCGGGGCACTTGAGGCGGCCGCGCTCGAGGTGGGCGCCAGCAACGTCCTGCTGGGCCACACCCTCGACGACCAGGCCGAATCGGTTCTGCTGGGGCTGGCCCGCGGCTCGGGAACCCGCTCCCTGGCCGGCATGCGCGAACGCCGCGGAATCTACCTGCGCCCGTTCCTGGGCCTGCGCCGGGAGGAAACCCTGGAGATTTGCGACGCACTGGAGCTTCAGCCGTGGCACGACCCCGCCAACCAGGACCCCGCCTACCTGCGGGTCCGGGTGCGCCACGGGGTCATCCCGTTCCTGCAGGATGAACTGGGCCCGGGCATCGCCGAATCCCTGGCACGCTCGGCCGGAATCCTGGGCCGGGACGCGGACTTCCTGGACGAACTGGCCGCCGCGGAATACGGCAAACTGGCCGAACGCGGCGGTGCCGCCGGCGCGGCGGGTGCCGAAAACACGGGCGAAAAAGGTGACCTTGGCCAAATTTGGCTCCCGGAAGCGGCGCTTCGGGGACTGGCCCCGGCCCTGAGGATGAGGGTGTTGGCGCTGGCCGCCGTCGAACTTGGCGGGGTGCAGCCAAGCCTTGAACGGCTGGCTGCAGCGGAGAAACTGCTGGCCCGGGAGGGCTCGGCCGGACCGGTGCAACTGGCGGGCAAGGTCGCGGTCTACCGCCAATCCCGGAACCAGGCAGGTCCCCACGAGGGGCCCGGCTATGGGAAGCTTGTCCTTAGACGCAACACATAAGCGCCAAAAAAGTACTACAACCTTCACAACCAGGAGCCATGGGTGGATTCACAAGACGTCGCAGCCGACCTGAAGCATGTTCTGTACACCAAGGAGCAAATCCAAACACGCGTCGCCGAACTGGCTGCGCAGATTGATGCCGACTACCAGGGCCGCGATGTCCTGCTGGTGGGTGTCCTCAAGGGCGCCGTCATGGTCATGGCCGACCTGTCCCGGGCACTCCACAGCCACGTAACCATGGACTGGATGGCTGTCTCCTCCTACGGCTCGGGCACCCAGTCCTCCGGCGTTGTCCGGATCCTGAAGGACCTCGAGACCGACCTCATGGGCAAGCACGTGCTCATCGTTGAGGACATCATCGACTCCGGCCTGACCCTGTCCTGGCTGCGCGCGAACCTCATGTCCCGCGGTCCGGCATCGGTGGAAATCTGCACGCTGCTGCGCAAGCCCGCCGCCGCCAAGGTTGAGATTGACGTGAAGTACGTCGGCTACGAGATCCCCAACGAATTTGTTGTGGGCTACGGCCTGGACTTCGCCGAGAAGTACCGCAACCTCGACTTCATCGGCACCCTGTCCCCGCACGTTTACGAGTAAACGGCGCTCAGGCGTTTTCGGACGGCGTTTGCGGGTTCGGACACAGGCATGCCGGTGTCCGAACCCGCAAACGCCGTCTTTTTTGCCCGCACAGGGCAATTCGTTATGCCCTCAGGGAACTAATGGCCCCTGCTGTACGTGTACTAAGGCGAACGGTGTAAAGCTAGTACTTGGGGACGTGGCGGACGCGTCCGGGACGAGCACGAATTGGTTGAGCGGGAGGGACGAGGCCTGGCCTCGAACACATGAAAGTTAAGAAACTCTTCAAGGGTCCATTTGTCTGGATCGTTGTGGTGGTGGTGCTCATTGGTGCTGCGCTCTTCACCCTGACGGGCACCGGGCAGACCCGCATCGGCACTTCCGAGGCCCTGGGCCTGCTCCAGAACGACAAGGCCGTCTCGGTCAAGGTCTTCGGCTCCGAAGGCCGCGTGGACATGGTCCTCAAGGACGACTACACCACGGCCGACGGCGTGAAGGCCGGCAAGAACGTCCAGTTCTACTACGGCGCCTACCGTGCAACCACACTGCCGGAAATCATCGACAACGCACAGTTGAAGTCCTTCGACGACCAGCCGGCCACCAACAACTTCTGGTCCAGCATGCTCTCGCTGCTGATCCCGTTTGTCCTGATCGGGCTGATCTTCTGGTTCCTGTTCTCCCGCATGCAGGGCGGCGGCTCCAAGGTCATGCAGTTCGGCAAGTCCAAGGCCAAGCTGCTCACCAAGGACCACCCGCAGGTCACCTTCAGCGACGTGGCAGGTGCCGACGAGGCCGTGGAGGAGCTCCACGAGATCAAGGACTTCCTGCAGAGCCCGGACAAGTTCACGGCCGTGGGTGCCAAGATCCCCAAGGGCGTTCTGCTCTACGGCCCTCCCGGCACCGGCAAGACCCTGCTGGCCCGCGCCGTCGCAGGCGAGGCCGGCGTGCCGTTCTACTCCATCTCCGGCTCCGACTTTGTTGAAATGTTCGTCGGCGTGGGCGCCTCCCGTGTCCGCGACCTGTTCGAGCAGGCCAAGGCCAACTCCCCGGCCATCATCTTCGTTGACGAGATCGACGCCGTGGGCCGCCACCGCGGCGCCGGAATCGGCGGAGGCAACGACGAGCGCGAGCAGACCCTCAACCAGCTGCTCGTGGAAATGGACGGCTTTGACGTCAAGACCAACGTCATCCTGATCGCCGCCACCAACCGGCCCGACGTCCTGGACCCGGCCCTGCTGCGCCCCGGCCGCTTCGACCGGCAGATCCCCGTCGAGGCCCCGGACCGCCTGGGCCGCGAACGGATCCTGAAGGTGCACGCCAAGGGCAAGCCCATGGCGCCCGGCGTGGACCTGAACGCCGTCGCCAAGAAGACGCCCGGCTACACGGGTGCCGACCTCGCCAACGTCCTGAACGAGGCCGCCCTGCTGACCGCCCGCTCCAACGCGCAGCTGATCGATGACCGCGCCCTGGACGAGTCCATCGACCGCGTCATGGCCGGCCCGCAGAAGCGCACCCGCGTCATGAAGGAACTCGAGCGCAAGATCACCGCGTACCACGAAGGCGGCCACGCCCTGGTTGCCGCGGCCATGCACAACACGGCCCCGGTCACCAAGATCACCATCCTGCCCCGCGGCCGCGCCCTGGGCTACACCATGGTGGTCCCCGAGGACGACAAGTACTCGATCACCCGCAACGAACTGCTGGATCAGATGGCGTACGCCATGGGCGGGCGCGTCGCCGAGGAAATCGTGTTCCACGACCCCTCCACCGGCGCCTCCAATGACATTGAAAAGGCAACGGCCACGGCCCGCGCCATGGTCACCCAGTACGGCATGAGCGAGCGCATCGGCGCCGTGAAGCTGGGCCAGGCAGCCGGCGAGCCCTTCCTGGGCGGCAGCGCCGGCCACGACCGCGACTACTCCGAAGCCGTCGCCTCCGTGGTGGATGAGGAAGTCCGCAAGCTCATCGACCAGGCCCATGACGACGCCTACGAGGCGCTCATCATGAACCGCGACGTCCTGGACCGGCTGGCCCTG from Arthrobacter stackebrandtii encodes the following:
- the tilS gene encoding tRNA lysidine(34) synthetase TilS — its product is MAPDSRPVRRRLDPTVGKARAMVGALLGLKTTGKNRVVENPPLILVGCSGGPDSLALAAVCAFFARRGEVRVGAVVVDHQMQDGSAEVARNTAAQLRELGLDPVLVRTVELDYDGVGPEAAARAARFGALEAAALEVGASNVLLGHTLDDQAESVLLGLARGSGTRSLAGMRERRGIYLRPFLGLRREETLEICDALELQPWHDPANQDPAYLRVRVRHGVIPFLQDELGPGIAESLARSAGILGRDADFLDELAAAEYGKLAERGGAAGAAGAENTGEKGDLGQIWLPEAALRGLAPALRMRVLALAAVELGGVQPSLERLAAAEKLLAREGSAGPVQLAGKVAVYRQSRNQAGPHEGPGYGKLVLRRNT
- the hpt gene encoding hypoxanthine phosphoribosyltransferase, translated to MDSQDVAADLKHVLYTKEQIQTRVAELAAQIDADYQGRDVLLVGVLKGAVMVMADLSRALHSHVTMDWMAVSSYGSGTQSSGVVRILKDLETDLMGKHVLIVEDIIDSGLTLSWLRANLMSRGPASVEICTLLRKPAAAKVEIDVKYVGYEIPNEFVVGYGLDFAEKYRNLDFIGTLSPHVYE
- a CDS encoding sensor histidine kinase, coding for MLALLAAICASVGVVSHLAMNSYLTAQIDSGLHEAAMRSFGPKGPPPGSSTGLPSPSVSTTIDSGGPNPLDTRGQRPGTIVALFADGADASSAVVQNDGSTLPLTAADLLLVQGLDPNGEPTDLTLSSGHYRLAAYTTRTVQDGMLVAGLSTTERDSILRSLNLVTTTVSVAGLGIIGLAGTIIVRRSLRPLDELSAVATTVASLPLESGEAAIHVRIPPLASQPGTEVGEVGVAFNNMLDHLTRAFAARHAGEVKVRQFVADASHELRTPLTSIRGYTELVLLSERLSPAGASALRRVDSESRRMSALVEDLLLLARLDEGQRGEAADTDLTDLLMETTQDSKVASLDHRWSLQLPEEPVSVHAVESEVRQILINLLSNAAKHTPAGTHVRVSLTAADGVAELAVEDDGGGIPDEYLEQIFTRFSRADPARASSSGNSSGLGLAIVEALAQANGGSVTVTSVPGRTRFTLHLPTV
- the ftsH gene encoding ATP-dependent zinc metalloprotease FtsH; the encoded protein is MKVKKLFKGPFVWIVVVVVLIGAALFTLTGTGQTRIGTSEALGLLQNDKAVSVKVFGSEGRVDMVLKDDYTTADGVKAGKNVQFYYGAYRATTLPEIIDNAQLKSFDDQPATNNFWSSMLSLLIPFVLIGLIFWFLFSRMQGGGSKVMQFGKSKAKLLTKDHPQVTFSDVAGADEAVEELHEIKDFLQSPDKFTAVGAKIPKGVLLYGPPGTGKTLLARAVAGEAGVPFYSISGSDFVEMFVGVGASRVRDLFEQAKANSPAIIFVDEIDAVGRHRGAGIGGGNDEREQTLNQLLVEMDGFDVKTNVILIAATNRPDVLDPALLRPGRFDRQIPVEAPDRLGRERILKVHAKGKPMAPGVDLNAVAKKTPGYTGADLANVLNEAALLTARSNAQLIDDRALDESIDRVMAGPQKRTRVMKELERKITAYHEGGHALVAAAMHNTAPVTKITILPRGRALGYTMVVPEDDKYSITRNELLDQMAYAMGGRVAEEIVFHDPSTGASNDIEKATATARAMVTQYGMSERIGAVKLGQAAGEPFLGGSAGHDRDYSEAVASVVDEEVRKLIDQAHDDAYEALIMNRDVLDRLALELLERETLNQAEIAEIFTDLRKPAQRKVWLSKDSRPVSDLPPVVTEKERLEAQAAGAPDPSTVSPQDQLANANLDGEVDAPASKPGIDLGKGDAPELPGQ
- a CDS encoding response regulator transcription factor — translated: MSQPPRNSFTDLPPLFHPDGTPIRALVVDDEASLTELISMGLRMANWEVATAAGGDEAVRTARSFRPDVLVLDVMMPGMDGIAALGRIRELYPEVPALFLTARDAVQDRITGLAAGGDDYVTKPFSMEELMLRLHRLVQRSGVAASDNAELVVGDLVLNQDTREVTRGGTDIELTATQWELLRYLMENARRVVSKAQILDQVWNYDFGGQANIVELYVSYLRKKIDVGREPMIHTVRGVGYVLKPAVA
- a CDS encoding zinc-dependent metalloprotease, which produces MSPQKRPAAAPAPKSLVNWELAAKTAATLAPAGPDLSGSEISSAVDNLRRMAEKSVPHVHEISQLEAARDLHDSEVLVVDRASWARANTQSFSVMMDPVLRALAAKAAETAEKSPGGSAATVSATVTGAQLGGALAFLSSKVLGQYDPFAALAPRASARAQASGGRLLLVAPNIITVERELKVDPSDFRLWVCLHEQTHRVQFAAAPWLRHHMLGEIEKLGTLLVGDSENFGERLLQSARELGTKRSKPAEPGAAAEQGRGSVLDLLQNPEQKASLSHLTAVMSLLEGHANVVMDGVDQRIVPTVRTIRQRFNNRGRERGMIEKFIRNLMGLDAKMRQYSDGAKFVRQVVDIAGMDGFNNVWTRAENLPTEPEIHDARLWVERMGL